CGTCCTAAGTTGTTGAACAGCATAATATCGTTGGTGCCGTCGGTAATCACTGCACCTATCATCTTATCGTCGGGCTGCAGATTGATGGCTTTGATGCCGTTGCTACGCGGTCTGGAAAACGCATTCAAGGATGTGCGTTTGATAATTCCCTTAGCAGTTGCCATCGTTACATACAAGCCGTCGGCATACGATTTCACTGGCAATATCGCAGTGATGCGCTCACCTTCACCAAGATTGAGCATATTAACCATAGGTTTTCCTCGCGCCGTACGCCCAGCCCTAGGCAATTTATAGACTTTGAGCCAATAGAGCTGTCCTAAATTAGAAAAACATAACAAAGTATCGTGGCTGTTCGCCATGAACATCATCTCAATAAAGTCCTCTTCTCTAACCGATGTTGCGGTCTTGCCTCTGCCGCCTCGGTGTTGTGCTCGATAGTGGTCAGGAGGTTGTATCTTGGCATAACCGGCGTGCGATATCGTTAATATCATATCCTCTTGGGGAATTAAATCTTCGTCATCCATATCCACTGATTGGTCGACAATTTTGGTTCTGCGTGGATCGCCGTAGTGCTTTTTAATTTCCTTCAATTCATCGCAAATCACTTTTATCAATCGGTCAGGGTCGGAGAGTATCTTGAGCAATTCTGATATCAACGCAATAAGCTGTTCGTAATCAGAGACTATCTTATCCTGTTCCAGTGCGGTCAAACGGTGCAACTTCAAATCAAGTATTGCTTGAGCCTGCTGTGCCGATAGATGATAACCATCGGAGTGCAAGCCGAACTCAGCACCTAGCGTGTCTGGTTTGGATATCAACGCATCGCTCTTCTCTAGCAATTGCACAACTGCCCCAGGCTTCCATGCATGTTCCATCAGTGCAGATTTGGCATCGGCTGATGTTTGAGATTTTTTTATCAACGCGATCACTTCGTCTATATTAGCCAGTGCGACCGACAGCCCTTCCAGAGTATGCGCCTTTTCTTTGGCTTTGCGCAACTCGTATACAGTTCGTCGCGTAACTACATTACGGCGATGTCTTAGGAAAGCCTCTAAAATTTCTTTGAGATTAAACAGCTTTGGCTGCCCTTCTTGCAGTGCCACCATGTTGATACTAAAAGTTGTTTGCATCTTGGTGTATTTGTATAAGTTGTTGAGTATAATTTGGCTGTTCTCCCTGCGTTTTAATTCAATAACTATCCGCATACCTTCTTTGTCGGTTTCGTCACGCAATTCGGTAATACCCTCTATACGTTTCTCTTTAACCAAGTCAGCTATTTTTTCGAGTAAATGCGCCTTATTAACCATATAAGGCAGTTCCTCAACAATAATAAGTTCTTGCTCTCCTTTATTAACCGATTCTATTCTGCAACTGGCGCGTAGTACGACACGACCGCGGCCGCTACGATATGCATCGTATATCCCCTGGCGTCCATTGATAATCGCTGCGGTGGGGAAATCCGGCCCCGGGATGTAGCGCATCAAATCGGCTATCGAGATATCCGGATTCTTGGCAACTGCTAAAACCGCATCTATGACTTCACCCAAATTATGAGTCGGCATACTGGTTGCCATACCGACGGCAATCCCAGCCGAACCGTTGACCAGCAAATTCGGTATGCGCGACGGAAGTACTACCGGCTCTTTCTCGGAATTATCATAGTTAGGAATAAAATCGACCGTCTCCTTATCTATATCGGCAAGCAGTTCGTGCGCTATTTTCGACAACCGCACTTCGGTATAACGCATCGCCGCTGGTGCATCGCCGTCTATAGAGCCGAAATTACCCTGTCCGTCTATCAGTGGATAACGCAAAGAAAAGGTCTGCGCCATCCGCACTAAGGTGTCGTACACCGCACTATCGCCGTGCGGATGATATTTACCTATAACATCACCGACGATACGAGCTGACTTTTTATACGGCTTATTAAAATCGTTGTGCAGCTCGCTCATCGCATAAAGTACGCGTCTGTGCACCGGCTTTAAGCCATCGTAAATATCGGGCAACGCACGGCCGATAATAACGCTCATTGCGTAATCCAAATAGGATTTACGCATTTCCTCCTCTAAACTAACCGGCAGGATTTCTTTAGCAAAATCAGGCATCGCTATTTAATATAACCAAGAGTGATTCGAGAGTGATGAAACAATACGATGCCCTAAGACTTTATTTCAATCTCAAACAAGGTAGGCCAATACTTACCAGTCACATAAAGCCGTTTGCTTTGTTCGTCGTAGGCGATACCGTTGAGCACACCGGCCATCATCTCAGCACGGACTTCGGTCAACAAATCTTTCAGATCGACATAGGCATTTACCACCCCAGTCCTAGGATTAATAATGACTATTTTGTTTCGCAACCACACATTGGCATAGATTTTTCCATCCACCCATTCAAGTTCATTCAGGTATTTAAGCGGACGACCGTTTTCAGTCACTGATATACGCTTAAGCTCTTCGAAATTTTTACGACTCATATATCTCAAGGTGTCGGAACCATCACTCATAATTAACTGATGGCCGTTGTTAGTAAGCCCCCAACCTTCGCCGCTGTATTGATGTTGTTCAGTGAGAAACAATGTTTCGGCATCGTAGACCATCAAGACGCCTCGTCTGTAGCTGAGTTGATAAAGAAAACCTTTTAGATAGCTAATACCCTCGGCGAAAATATGCGGTGGCATCGTTTGTTCGCTTAAAACTTCACCGCTCTCAAGATTGACTTTACTCAAAAGAGATTTGCCGTAGCCAC
The sequence above is a segment of the Chromatiales bacterium genome. Coding sequences within it:
- the gyrA gene encoding DNA gyrase subunit A encodes the protein MPDFAKEILPVSLEEEMRKSYLDYAMSVIIGRALPDIYDGLKPVHRRVLYAMSELHNDFNKPYKKSARIVGDVIGKYHPHGDSAVYDTLVRMAQTFSLRYPLIDGQGNFGSIDGDAPAAMRYTEVRLSKIAHELLADIDKETVDFIPNYDNSEKEPVVLPSRIPNLLVNGSAGIAVGMATSMPTHNLGEVIDAVLAVAKNPDISIADLMRYIPGPDFPTAAIINGRQGIYDAYRSGRGRVVLRASCRIESVNKGEQELIIVEELPYMVNKAHLLEKIADLVKEKRIEGITELRDETDKEGMRIVIELKRRENSQIILNNLYKYTKMQTTFSINMVALQEGQPKLFNLKEILEAFLRHRRNVVTRRTVYELRKAKEKAHTLEGLSVALANIDEVIALIKKSQTSADAKSALMEHAWKPGAVVQLLEKSDALISKPDTLGAEFGLHSDGYHLSAQQAQAILDLKLHRLTALEQDKIVSDYEQLIALISELLKILSDPDRLIKVICDELKEIKKHYGDPRRTKIVDQSVDMDDEDLIPQEDMILTISHAGYAKIQPPDHYRAQHRGGRGKTATSVREEDFIEMMFMANSHDTLLCFSNLGQLYWLKVYKLPRAGRTARGKPMVNMLNLGEGERITAILPVKSYADGLYVTMATAKGIIKRTSLNAFSRPRSNGIKAINLQPDDKMIGAVITDGTNDIMLFNNLGRAIRFKESDVRTVGRTAKGVIGMRLRDNAKIISLICLSERDKEQIKILIATENGYGKRTQAKKFTAKRRGGLGMISIKTNKRNGTVIGALPFSDDDEVMLITDQGVLVRTRVSTISAVGRNTQGVRLIRLDAKRKLSEIVRIEKNAED
- a CDS encoding glutaminyl-peptide cyclotransferase — protein: MTHHRIVYYLLIASLLIGVLYLQTLYAQEGSGVTAPLDDIQVSPQDTNQGGVSTGNEVIPSDVGEPVPVTTSTGNEVIPSDFDEPVPATTDAEEPEISESEIQRIMRRMEARKNRVIKAKQLSYEVVNRFPHRPTAFTQGLVIKGDTLIESSGGYGKSLLSKVNLESGEVLSEQTMPPHIFAEGISYLKGFLYQLSYRRGVLMVYDAETLFLTEQHQYSGEGWGLTNNGHQLIMSDGSDTLRYMSRKNFEELKRISVTENGRPLKYLNELEWVDGKIYANVWLRNKIVIINPRTGVVNAYVDLKDLLTEVRAEMMAGVLNGIAYDEQSKRLYVTGKYWPTLFEIEIKS